A segment of the Actinomycetes bacterium genome:
TTTGAGACATTAGCCCGGGGCTACAACAGCAGTGCTGAAGATAAGAACTACTATGTAGTTGCCGACCAGCAAAACTTTGCGCAGATTAGTGAAAAAATTGATCAGCAGCAAATAGATACTGTTAATTTTGGCCAGGAGATGGTCATTGCTGTTTTTCAGGGCCGGCAATCCACCGGAGGGTATGAGATAGAAGTGGAGAAAGTGGTTCGCACAACAGAAAACCTTAAAGTGTACATAAATGAAACCGTACCTGACCCTTCGGATATGGTTACCCAGGCTTTGACCTCTCCCTATCATTTGATCAAGCTTCCCAAAGTGGATTTG
Coding sequences within it:
- a CDS encoding protease complex subunit PrcB family protein, which encodes MRSKIFSVLIFILLLALLSGCGVESAEEEIDFETLARGYNSSAEDKNYYVVADQQNFAQISEKIDQQQIDTVNFGQEMVIAVFQGRQSTGGYEIEVEKVVRTTENLKVYINETVPDPSDMVTQALTSPYHLIKLPKVDLQAEFID